One Clarias gariepinus isolate MV-2021 ecotype Netherlands chromosome 18, CGAR_prim_01v2, whole genome shotgun sequence genomic window carries:
- the LOC128506704 gene encoding CMRF35-like molecule 3: MEMVLIFTFCLILAGTDAVTTVTGYRGRSVQIKCSYTSGYENNEKYLCRGKCPYVGYNDIPVKSGSPAKDSRFSLYDDTTAKVFTVTITDLRPEDKGTYWCVIERKGKNIYTEILLQVNTDAPALSTVSHITHTTHSTSTHSMSTSVHAGNRHPITANLLNNITHPTTAPSPQEIPTVITAVSVVLVLLLFSLLFAFVLQRKKKIQGSSPAQPAQSFSNRQVVPCPDYDYEENKNSRSFINTIYFTAPPPTNPCEIYSNIELPSTAPPLVMKSPESLTYAAVSFDTRANDAAPAVIYKQENNSYEYATVNINRHR, translated from the exons ATGGAGATGGTCCTCATCTTCACCTTCTGCCTGATTCTAG CTGGTACTGATGCTGTAACTACAGTAACTGGATACAGAGGACGATCAGTTCAGATTAAATGCTCCTACACATCTGGATATGAAAATAACGAGAAGTATCTGTGCAGAGGTAAATGTCCCTATGTGGGGTATAATGACATTCCTGTTAAGTCTGGATCTCCTGCTAAAGACTCCAGATTCTCTCTGTATGACGACACAACAGCCAAAGTCTTCACCGTCACCATCACTGATCTGAGACCAGAGGATAAAGGAACTTACTGGTGTGTGATAGAGCGCAAagggaaaaatatttacacagagATTCTACTGCAAGTTAATACGG ATGCTCCTGCCCTCTCTACTGtgtcacacatcacacacacgaCACATTCCACTTCAACACACTCCATGAGTACATCAGTGCATGCTGGGAACAGACATCCAATAACAG ctaacctattaaataatattacccACCCCACCACTGCTCCCTCACCTCAGG AAATTCCAACCGTCATCACAGCTGTGTCTGTGGTTCTGGTGCTGCTTctcttttcccttttatttGCTTTCGTTCTACAGAGGAAAAAGAAGATCCAAG GGTCATCTCCAGCTCAACCTGCACAAAGCTTCTCAAACCGGCAAGTG GTTCCATGTCCTGATTATGATTATGAGGAGAATAAAAACAGCAGAAGTTTTATTAACACAATTTACTTCACTGCTCCACCTCCCACAAATCCCTGTGAGATTTATTCCAACATTGAATTACCCAGCACTGCTCCACCATTGGTTATGAAATCTCCTGAAAGTCTAACATATGCAGCAGTGAGTTTTGACACCAGGGCTAATGATGCAGCTCCAGCAGTGATCTACAAACAGGAGAATAATTCATATGAATATGCTACTGTTAATATTAATAGACATCGCTAG